The following is a genomic window from Amycolatopsis sp. BJA-103.
GATCCAGATGGGGAACACGGGCCAGTCCCTCGGCAAGAAGGTCCTGAAGATCAAGCTCGTCCGCGAGGCCGACGGGCAGCCCATCGGCCCGTTGATGGCCTTCGTCCGGGACCTGTGCCACAACCTGGACGGCTGGGTCTGCGGCCTCGGTTACCTCTGGCCGCTGTGGGACCAGAAGAAGCAGACGTTCGCCGACAAGATCCTCAGCACCGTCGTCGTCCCCGGCGAGGCCACCGCGCCCGCGTCGGCGCCGTTCGGCCAGAGCCCGGGATTCCCCGCGCCGTCGCAGTCGTTCCCCGCGCAGCCTTCGCCGTTCGGTCAGCCGCAGCAGCCGTTCGGCGCGCAGCCCCAGCAGCCCCAGCAGCCGCAGCCGGGCCAGTTCGGTCAGCAGCCCGCGCAGCCGTTCGGACAGCAGTCCTCTCAGCCGTCCCAGCCGTTCGGTCAGCAGCCGCAGGGAACCGCGGCACCGTCCCCGGAGTCCCAGCCCGGACCGGCTTTCGGCGAGGCCGAGCCCACCCAGGTGCTTCGTCCCGGTCAGCAGTCTCAGCAGGCGCCGTCCGGGTTCGACGAAGCCGAGCCGACGCAGAAGATCACGCCGGAGCAGCTGAGGCAGCAGCTGCCGGGGGCGGACGGGCCGAACGGGCCCGGAACGCCGCAGCAGTAACGGAACGACCGGCGGGATCCACCCGCCGGGAAGCACGACACAAATGGGGAACCCGATGACGAACCCGTACGGCCAGCAGCCTGGCTACGGCCAGCAGCAGCCCTATGGCCAGCAGCCTCAGCCCGGATACGGACCTCCGTCCGGCGCCACGCCCGCGCCGTACGGTCAGCCCTCCGGCGCCACCCCCGCGCCCTACGGTCAGCCGTCGGGGGCGAACCCGATGCCGTACGGCCAGCCCGCTCCCTATGGTCAGCCTTCGCCCTACGGCCAGCCCGCGCCTTATGGTGCCCCGGGTGGCATGCCCGGTGGCGGCGGTGACATCAACTCGATCCCCGACTACAAGGGCTGGGCGATCGGCTGCATCTTCCTCTGCTGGATCATCGCGATCTTCGCGATCATGAAGTCCAACGAGGTCAACACCTACAAGATGCAGGGCAACTACGCCGCTGCCATGGACGCGTCGAGGTCGACGAAGACCATGTGCATGATCGCATCGATCATCGGTGGTGTCGGCTGCCTGTTCTCCCTTCTCTATTTCGTCGTGATCGCCGCGTCGTTCTAGTCCGAAAAACAACGAGGAACACTTCACATGACCAACCCTTACGGCCAGCAGCAGCCCTACGGCCAGCAGCCTCAGCCGGGCTACGGCCCGCCGTCCGGCGGCATGCCCTCTCCCTATGGCCAGCCGGCCCCGTACGGCCAGCCGTCCCCCTACGGCGCTCCGGGCGGCATGCCCGGTGGCGGCGGTGACATCAACGCCATCAAGGATTACAAGGGCTGGGCGATCGGCTGCATCTTCCTCTGCTGGATCATCGCGATCTTCGCGATCATGAAGTCCAACGAGGTCAACACCTACAAGATGCAGGGCAACTACGCGGCCGCCGCGGACGCGTCGAGGTCGACGAAGACGATGTGCATGATCGCGTCGATCATCGGCGGGCTCGGCTGTCTCGTCGGCATCGTCATCTTCATCTTTTCGATCATCGCGGCTTCGACGGCGACCTACAGCTGCTACGGCAGCTACTGCTGATTCCGGGGCGCACCACCCCGATGTCGGTCCCAGGTGGGACGATGTCGGGGTGGTGAACCTCTATCGCGACACCGGAGTGGTGTTGCGGACGCACAAGCTGGGTGAGGCCGACCGGATCATCACCCTGCTCACGCGGCGGCACGGCAAGGTCCGTGCGGTCGCGAAAGGCGTGCGTCGGACGTCGTCGCGCTTCGGGGCCCGGTTGGAGCCGTTCGGGCACGTCGACGTCCAGTTCTACACCGGCCGCTCCCTCGACGTGATCACCCAGGTCGAGACGGTCGACGCCTTCGCGCTGCCGCTGGTGGCCGATTACCAGCGCTACACCGCCGCGAGCGCCATCGCCGAAACGGCGGACCGGCTCTCCGCCGAAGAGGGCGAGCCGGTGCTGAAGCTCTACATGCTCGTCGTCGGCGCCCTTCGGGCACTCGCGGGCGGCGAGCGGGACAGTTCCCTCGTGCTCGACGCCTTCTTCCTGCGGGCCATGGCCTACGCGGGATGGGCGCCCGCGATCACCGAATGCGCCCGGTGCGGCCTGCCGGGTCCGCACAAGGCGTTCAGCGTGTCCGCCGGCGGTTCGATGTGCCCGGATTGCCGGGTTCCCGGCTGTGTCCACCCCTCCCATGAGGTCCTGACCCTGCTCGCGGCGCTCCTGCACGGGGAGTGGCCGGTGGCCGAAGCGTCGCAGCCGGTGCCGCGGCGGGACGCTTCCGGCCTGGTCGCGGCGCATCTGCAGTGGCATCTGGAGCGCCAGTTGCGCTCGCTGCCGCTGGTGGAGAGGCGTGCGCGGGAGGGCGTCACTCCGGCGCAGTAGGGTCGCAGGCACAGGTTCACTCGATCAGGAGGCTCGAAGGTGCTGCGCAGGGGACGCGAGAACAAGGCGTCGCAAATCGAGCTTCGCGCGCCGGAGCCGCATCCGTCCGGTGCCCGGCCGCCGGAGATCCCCCGGGAACTCCTCCCGAAGCATGTGGCGCTGGTGATGGACGGCAACGGCCGCTGGGCCAACCAGCGGGGCCTGCCGCGGATCGAGGGCCACAAACGCGGTGAAGCGGTGATGATCGACGTCGCCAGCGGTGCCGTGGAACTCGGCGTCAAATGGCTGTCGGTGTACGCGTTCTCCACCGAGAACTGGAAGCGGAGCCCGGAAGAGGTCCGCTTCCTGATGGGCTTCAACCGCGACACCATCCGCCGCCAGGTCGACTACCTCGGCTCGATCGGCGTCCGCATCCGCTGGGCGGGCCGCCGTCCGAAGCTGTGGGCGAGCGTCATCAAGGAACTGCAGGTCGCCGAGGAGAAGACCAAGGACAACACGGCGCTGAACATGACCATGTGCGTCAACTACGGCGGCCGTGCCGAACTGGCCGACGCCATGCGCCGGGTCGCCCAGGACGTCGCCGACGGGAAGCTGAACCCGGACAAGGTCACCGAGAAGACCATCGGGAAGTACCTGTACCAGCCCGACATGCCGGACGTGGACCTGTTCCTGCGGCCGTCGGGGGAGCAGCGGACGTCGAACTTCCTGCTCTGGCAGTCGGCCTACGCCGAGATGGTCTACCAGGACACGCTCTTCCCCGACTTCGACCGCACCCACCTGTGGCGGGCGTGCCTCGAGTTCGCGAAACGGGACCGCCGCTTCGGCGGCGCCATCGACAAGGCTTCGGAAGGAACCTCATGACCACCGAAGCGGCGGACACGGCGGCCCTGCTCACCTCCGCGCGGGAAGCGCTCGAGCGCTACCTCGAAGTCCACGTCGACGACGACGGCGCGCTGACCTTCTCTCACGCGGACGTCCCCTGCGTCATCCAGGCGACCCGGCTGGCCGAAGGGCTGACCGTGCTGAGCCTGACCTGCGTGGTCGCCTGGGATCTGCCGGACGACCCGGCGATCGCGGTTTCGGCGGCGGAACGCGCCGGGCAGGGCCTGTTCGGGACGCTCGGGGTCGTGCGCTCGGAAAAGGGCATCGACATCACGCTGAGGTACGCGTTCCCGGCCGAGGGCATGGAGTCCTCGCCGCTCGGGACGCTGCTCATGCTGGTCATCTCGACCGCTTCGCAGCTGCGCACCGACCTGCTGGGCACCGCTCCCGGGGAGTGACCGCCGGGACACAGGGTCACCTGGCATCATCTCGCGCATGGAAACCATTTCCAGGAGCGCCCCGGAGAAGAAGCCGGCCCGGCGGTTCAAGATCACCTCGATCGAGGTGCTCTGCGCGATCCTGCTGATCGCGATCCTCGGGCAGAGCTGGCTCCAGCAGGTCTTCGACGTGCCCGCGCTGCGGACCGGCTCGACGGTGTTCGTCGCGGTGTGCGTGCAGGCGCTGCCGTTCCTGGTGCTCGGGGTGCTGATCAGCGGCGCGATCGCGGCGTTCGTCCCCGCGCGGGTGCTGGAGAAGGTGCTTCCCCAGCGAGCCGGTGCGGCGGTCGGCGTCGCGGGGCTGGCCGGGGTCGCCCTGCCGGGCTGTGAATGCGCGTCGGTGCCTGTCGCGCGGCGGCTGATCGGGCAGGGCGTCGCGCCCGCGGCCGCGCTGACGTTCCTGCTGGCCGCGCCCGCGGTGAACCCGGTGGTGCTGGTCGCCACGGCGGTGGCGTTCCCCGGGAACCCGGAGATGGTGTTCGCCCGGTTCGCCGGTTCGCTCGCCACGGCGATGGTGATGGGCTGGCTGTGGGCGAAGTGGGGCAAGCTCGACTGGATCGCGGAACGGGCGCTGCGTCGGCTGCCTGAGGTCCAGCACGGTTCGCGCTGGAAGACCTTCGCCGAGACCGCGCGCGGGGACCTGGTCGAGGCGGGCGGTTTCCTCGTGCTCGGCGCGATGATCGCGGCCACGATGAACGTGCTGGTGCCCGCCAAGTGGTTCGGCGTGCTGGGGGAGCAGATCGTGCTCGGGGTGCTGGTGATGGCCGTGCTCGCCGTCGTCCTGGCCCTGTGCAGTGAGGCGGACGCCTTCGTCGCCGCGTCGCTGACCGCGATGCCGCTGCTGCCGAAACTGGTGTTCCTCGTGGTCGGTCCGGCCATCGACGTCAAGCTGTTCGCCTTGCAGACCGGCACCTTCGGCAAATCCTTCGCGCTGCGGTTCGCGCCGGTGACGTTCGTCGTCGCGCTGTCCTGCGCCGTGGTCTCGGGCGTGCTCATCCTCGGAGGTGGCGCGTGAAACGCGAGACCCAGAACATCCTGCTGATCCTGCTCGGCGGGGCGCTGCTCAAGATCACCGTCAACGGCGACTACCTGCGCTACGTCAAACCCGCGCAGCAGCCGTGGATCATCGCGGGCGGCGCGGTGATGGTCGCGCTGGGCGCGGTCGCGATCGTCCGCGACCTGCTGGCCGCCCGGGCCGCCGCCGCTGTCTCAGGGGATGTCCACGCGCACGACCACAACACGCGTTCGGCCTGGCTGCTGATGGTGCCGGTGCTGGCCGTCTTCCTGGTCGCGCCGCCCGCGCTGGGCGCCGACTCGGTGACCAGGACCGAGGCCAGGGCGCCGCAGAGCGCGTCGGCGAGCAACGCGGCCGCCTTCCCGCCCCTGCCCGCCGGCGACGTGGTGCCGCTGGAGGTCAACGAGTTCGTCAGCCGCGCGGGCTGGGACAAGAGCGGGTCCCTGAACGGGCGCACGGTGCGGCTGTCCGGGTTCGTCGTGCACAACGAAGGCAACACGATGCTGGCCAGGCTGGTGATCGGCTGCTGCGCGGCCGACGCCTTCCCGATCACCGTGCGGCTGGTGGGCGACGGCGTTTCTGGGTTCGGCAACGACACCTGGCTGGAGGTGACCGGCGTCGTCGTCCCGGGGACGGCCGTGCGGGAGAACAGCTACATGCCGGACTTGACGCTCACTTCGGTGCGGCAGGTTCCGGCGCCGAAGGACCCTTACGAGTACTGACCCGATGCGCCAGCGTGCAATGAAGGGGACTTTCATTGCAAAATTTGCAATGAAAGTCCCCTTCATTGCACGGGCGCGTCAGTGATTCGAGCAGGTCCCGACGATCTCCACGGTGTGGCTGATGTCGGAGAAGCCGTGCTCCGAGGCGATCTTCTCGGCCCAGCGTTCGACCGCGGGCCCCTCCACCTCGACGGTGCTGCCGCAGAGACGGCACACCAGGTGATGGTGGTGGTGCGACGAGCAGCGCCGGTAGATGGCCTCGCCGGTGTCGGTGCGCAGGACGTCGATCTCGCCGGCCTCCGACAGTGACTGCAGGGTCCGGTACACCGTGGTGAGCCCGATACCGTCGCCGCGTTTGCGCAGCTCGTCGTGCAGTTCCTGGGCGGAACGGAAGTCGTCGATCGCCTTGAGCAGCTCGACCACGGCGGCCCGCTGTTTCGTCGACCGGCGTCCCGGTACCGGCGCGGAACTGTTGGCCGTCGTGGGACTCATGCTCACTTCCCCTCCTGAACGTGGGCTACGGCGTCCACCACGATATGCGCAAGGTGATCGTCGACCAGTCGGTACACCACCTCACGGCCGCGCCGCTCACCCTGTACGACGCCCGCCGTCTTGAGCACCCGGAGGTGCTGGCTGATCAGCGGCTGCGCGACATCGAGCGTGTCCACAAGTTCGTGTACGCACCTGTCCGCGTTACGCAGCTGCAGGACGATGGCGATGCGCACGGGCGCGGCGAGCGCCCTGAGCAGGTCGCCGGCGTCCGCGAGGGCGGCGGCCGAGGCCGAGGCCGCGGGCTCGGCGGGGGGCCGGGCCGTCGAATGCGGGCCGGGGTCTTCCGTGAAGCCCGGGGCGGCAGAGTCCGGGGTCACCGTAGCCATGGCCGCCTCCAAGTTCATCATGATTTCCGAAGTCATTGCCAGTAACAGTCCAGCCCATCTTAGTGTTCCCGTCCCGCGTGGTCTGTTCGCCGAGCGGTCGACCACTTGGCGGCGCCGTTACTGCTCCTTTCGGGTGACTTCGCAAAGAAATGACCATTCCACTTCGCATGTGGTCGCTAACGGTGCAAGGTTGTCGCGAGGGTCAGAGGGAGGCAGTGGGGAGACATGACTCGTTTCGTGACGAAGCTGGCCGCCGCGACGGCGGCCGTCGCCTTGGCGTCGGTTCCGGGGCCGGCCTCGGCACAGACGACGCAGGCCGTGGATGAGAAGACCGGCCCCGTGTCGTTCGCGAACGTGGCGTCGGTGCGCATCGGGAACCCGGGATCGCTGATCACCGAGACCCAGCGCTCGCCGCTGTCGCCCGGACAGTCGAAACTCTCCCCGGACCGCACCGTCGTCCCCCGTGACGACGGCGAGCGGAACACCTTCGGCGACAAATGGGACATCAACCTGGGCCGCTACGGCGCGCAGAGCCCGTACCCGGCCGGGATCGCCAGCCGTGACCACAACGTTCTCGCCGCCCTGCAGCAGACCACCGTCCCGACCGCGAGCGTGGAG
Proteins encoded in this region:
- a CDS encoding RDD family protein; protein product: MTTPYGQQPPGQQPPPGSGPQPGDGQQQSPQPQQPFGQPSSGEQPSPFGQQPPQGDQQSPFGQQQSSPFGQQQQSPFGQQPQQPFGAQQQTPFGQQPQQSPFGQPQPGQQAPFGQASQFGPQQDYAHWGLRAGATLIDFGPIVVLPIIGSIISATGSYTVGMIIAGLGYLAGLGWTIYNRWIQMGNTGQSLGKKVLKIKLVREADGQPIGPLMAFVRDLCHNLDGWVCGLGYLWPLWDQKKQTFADKILSTVVVPGEATAPASAPFGQSPGFPAPSQSFPAQPSPFGQPQQPFGAQPQQPQQPQPGQFGQQPAQPFGQQSSQPSQPFGQQPQGTAAPSPESQPGPAFGEAEPTQVLRPGQQSQQAPSGFDEAEPTQKITPEQLRQQLPGADGPNGPGTPQQ
- a CDS encoding CD225/dispanin family protein, with translation MTNPYGQQPGYGQQQPYGQQPQPGYGPPSGATPAPYGQPSGATPAPYGQPSGANPMPYGQPAPYGQPSPYGQPAPYGAPGGMPGGGGDINSIPDYKGWAIGCIFLCWIIAIFAIMKSNEVNTYKMQGNYAAAMDASRSTKTMCMIASIIGGVGCLFSLLYFVVIAASF
- a CDS encoding CD225/dispanin family protein; translation: MTNPYGQQQPYGQQPQPGYGPPSGGMPSPYGQPAPYGQPSPYGAPGGMPGGGGDINAIKDYKGWAIGCIFLCWIIAIFAIMKSNEVNTYKMQGNYAAAADASRSTKTMCMIASIIGGLGCLVGIVIFIFSIIAASTATYSCYGSYC
- the recO gene encoding DNA repair protein RecO, with protein sequence MVNLYRDTGVVLRTHKLGEADRIITLLTRRHGKVRAVAKGVRRTSSRFGARLEPFGHVDVQFYTGRSLDVITQVETVDAFALPLVADYQRYTAASAIAETADRLSAEEGEPVLKLYMLVVGALRALAGGERDSSLVLDAFFLRAMAYAGWAPAITECARCGLPGPHKAFSVSAGGSMCPDCRVPGCVHPSHEVLTLLAALLHGEWPVAEASQPVPRRDASGLVAAHLQWHLERQLRSLPLVERRAREGVTPAQ
- a CDS encoding isoprenyl transferase; translation: MLRRGRENKASQIELRAPEPHPSGARPPEIPRELLPKHVALVMDGNGRWANQRGLPRIEGHKRGEAVMIDVASGAVELGVKWLSVYAFSTENWKRSPEEVRFLMGFNRDTIRRQVDYLGSIGVRIRWAGRRPKLWASVIKELQVAEEKTKDNTALNMTMCVNYGGRAELADAMRRVAQDVADGKLNPDKVTEKTIGKYLYQPDMPDVDLFLRPSGEQRTSNFLLWQSAYAEMVYQDTLFPDFDRTHLWRACLEFAKRDRRFGGAIDKASEGTS
- a CDS encoding permease, with the translated sequence METISRSAPEKKPARRFKITSIEVLCAILLIAILGQSWLQQVFDVPALRTGSTVFVAVCVQALPFLVLGVLISGAIAAFVPARVLEKVLPQRAGAAVGVAGLAGVALPGCECASVPVARRLIGQGVAPAAALTFLLAAPAVNPVVLVATAVAFPGNPEMVFARFAGSLATAMVMGWLWAKWGKLDWIAERALRRLPEVQHGSRWKTFAETARGDLVEAGGFLVLGAMIAATMNVLVPAKWFGVLGEQIVLGVLVMAVLAVVLALCSEADAFVAASLTAMPLLPKLVFLVVGPAIDVKLFALQTGTFGKSFALRFAPVTFVVALSCAVVSGVLILGGGA
- a CDS encoding TIGR03943 family putative permease subunit; this encodes MKRETQNILLILLGGALLKITVNGDYLRYVKPAQQPWIIAGGAVMVALGAVAIVRDLLAARAAAAVSGDVHAHDHNTRSAWLLMVPVLAVFLVAPPALGADSVTRTEARAPQSASASNAAAFPPLPAGDVVPLEVNEFVSRAGWDKSGSLNGRTVRLSGFVVHNEGNTMLARLVIGCCAADAFPITVRLVGDGVSGFGNDTWLEVTGVVVPGTAVRENSYMPDLTLTSVRQVPAPKDPYEY
- a CDS encoding Fur family transcriptional regulator, which codes for MSPTTANSSAPVPGRRSTKQRAAVVELLKAIDDFRSAQELHDELRKRGDGIGLTTVYRTLQSLSEAGEIDVLRTDTGEAIYRRCSSHHHHHLVCRLCGSTVEVEGPAVERWAEKIASEHGFSDISHTVEIVGTCSNH
- a CDS encoding ArsR/SmtB family transcription factor produces the protein MATVTPDSAAPGFTEDPGPHSTARPPAEPAASASAAALADAGDLLRALAAPVRIAIVLQLRNADRCVHELVDTLDVAQPLISQHLRVLKTAGVVQGERRGREVVYRLVDDHLAHIVVDAVAHVQEGK